The Oreochromis aureus strain Israel breed Guangdong linkage group 15, ZZ_aureus, whole genome shotgun sequence genome contains the following window.
tGTGTAGTTAAGATATCTGTTCCAGTCATGTTTTTGGGAATGGAATAGCTCAGTTTTCACAGGTGCCTGCCAGCTATAACGTTTTGATATAAATACTGTTAGAACGATATAAATACAGTGGCAAGAAAAAGTAAGTGAACCCTTTGGAATTTGTCTTAAAATCAGATCAGATCTTCATCTGAGTTACAATTATAAAcaaaccagatttttttttctgctttttttaattttgtattgAAATTGCACACGTACACAATTATTTTTACATATATCATGGCGCATTTTGACTAGGCTATGTTAGAAAATGGTAAACATCTCCCTTCACGAATACCAGCTATAAATCATTCCTGGTTAGGACAGTAAGGACTGATTTAGAGTAATGCAGCGAGTGTTTGTAGAGCCTGTGGTGTAACTTGTGTAAGTGGCCGACTTCATTGGCGGCATTTACGCTTGTGTGAAATACATTCTGTGCTGATTACCTCGTGGTTATGTCCTGGTCATTTCTATGCGGAGTCATCCAATAGAAACCAATTAACTGGtggggctttttttttccctgtctttGATTCCCACTCGCTGCATTTCCTCACATCTATTCTGATAGGTTCAACAACCTGCCTGCAGGAATTTACTGACATTTGTGAATCCTTACATTGATGCTATGATCATTATTCCTCATATTGAAGTGATGACAGTTATTCTCTCACTGATGAATTAAGAAACTGCAGCAGAAAGGCATCTGGACATGCACAGGAAGAATCGGCAGTACTGAACAGGCCAATCACAATCGTTGTGGGCTGCGTGGACATGATGGGTAGTTAAATCGCTGGTTAGAATGCCACTGCTGCCCATAAAACCTTGCCTGATATTTGCTAAAGGAGTACTTTGATCCTTCACAGCACTACTGCAATACTGAATGATGTAGCTAAACTGCAAAGTAAAGCCTGCGCTTCCTTTGCCTGAGTTCAAATTATTCTTCATTTATCTCATTTGTCCCTTTTATCCAACATTTATCTGATTGGTTGTCCCTCGTAAACGGAAGGTTAGAACAGCAGGTGAATGGAGCTGCTGAGCTTGCAGCCAAATATGTGTGCATAAGATGAACATATTAAGCACATCTGCTCTAAGTGACCTCACACAGAGCTAAGAGtaggggaaaaaatgaaattaaccATTTAGAACAGTCTGAATCCTTACTTAATAACCGTAGCTGATTATTTGAAACAGCCATGTTTATTATGAGCATTGACCATTGTGCCCATTCACATATGGCTGAAAATGAGCTAAAGTATAATAGGTTCCTGTTACAAGAAGGTCTAACGGTTCAGTCAGAGCCCAGTTTCTTAATCTAATAGAGGTGCTGAAGAATGAGCTCGAGGATAATTCACACCAGAGATTCATTTCTGACAACATGGCTGAAGTCAGACGATTCTAGAAGAATGAGTCAAACTTCCTCCTGATTGTAGCTGCAGAAAACCTTTGAGATCACTGCTGTCACAGGAGGTTCAGTCACTTGTCAAATCCAAGGGTTCCCTTACTTTTTCTACCAGCAATCTAAAGTTTTAACAAAGACATAAGAGATTGTTTGGGTCAAACATCACGTTTGTGTTACTTGTGACTCAGATGAAGATCAAATCAGATTTTCTGACCAGTGAACGCAGAAGAACATGTAATTCCACGGGTTCACTTCGCTTGCCACTGTATTTGATTACGACTTTTCGTTCAGATCATTCAGTGTCTCAGCCAATCATGGTGCAGCGACGGCCAGGCCAGGGTTTCCATGGGAATGGTGATGCCAATTCTGTGCTTTCACCTCGCTCAGAAGGCGGAGGTCTCGGCGTGAGCATGGTGGAGTACGTCCTGAGTTCGTCCCCTGGTGACAAGATGGATGGCCGCTACAGGAATGGTGGCTATGTAAGCCAGACTTTTGCATCTCATCGATCTTACCAAAAGTGGAGTTTGGATTTCTTTGTCtaattgtttttctgtctgtcgTATTTACACAGGGTGCAGGAGATGCTGACCAAGATGGGAGAGAGAAAAGTGATGCGCAAGAGAAGGTGTCGCCTTTTGAAGAGGACAAAAGCCCTGAGATGAAGGTGGGAGAGGAGAGTGATCCTACTAAAGCCAATGGAAGAGGTCTGCTGAACGGCATGGACAGAGACTGTAAAGACTTCAAGTAGGTTTTCCTTTTACAGTGATACAAGTTAACCAGTagaaaatgggtttaaaaaaattaagtgaCTTATGTGGCCATCTTTTAAATAACTGTATCTCTGATATATGTGCAGATGTTTAGCCTTTCAgttcaaaattaaatataaaatatcagACTGTGTAAATATGAACATTTATAGGTTGATTTGAGGGTTTTTAGACTTTGGTTTCACCCCAAAGTAACAGTTGTGTATAAATATGGCGGTCCTTCTTAAACTTaacttggtttttttttttttttttttttagcccaaCTCCTGGAAGCCGTCAAGCTTCTCCCACTGAGGCTGTGGAGAGGATGGGTCCCAGTCAGACAGGTTTGGAGATGATGGGGCAGCACCACCACCCTCATGTTCTCCAACAGCAGAACCCCTCCCAAAACAAGGTCCAAGCTGAGGATTTCCAGAACCAGGAGGCCCAGAACATGGGCGGTATGGAGCAGCAAGCTGGTGTGGAGTCCTTACAGTTTGACTATGCTGGTAATCAGATTCAGGTGGACTCTTCAGGGACTCCAGTTGGATTGTTTGACTACAACTCTCAGCAGCAGGTCTGTTAAATTCACAAAATCTGGTTGGTAGTTTGCTCAGCAGGTTGCGAGcagtttgttgatttttttttttgatttttttttttgatttttttctccccagtTGTTCCAGAGGTCTAATCCATTGACTGTTCAACAGCTCACTGCAGCTCAGCAGCAACAATATGCACTGGCTGCAGCCCAGCAGCAGCATCTTGGTGAGACAGACTTTGTTCTCCTCAGATTCTTTTGCAGTATTGTTTAACTGCTTTGTCTCTCAGGTTGTCTCTGTTTGAGTTGCATAGACTTTTGAATGAGAATTATATTGCTGTTCTTCCTCATATTACTCAGCTGGCCTTGCTCCTGCGTTTGTGCCAAACCCTTACATCATTAATGCTGCCCCACCTGGAGCTGATCCCTACACTGCTGCTGGgttggcagcagcagcaacgctTGCAGGTGATCACATGGCACATGTTCATCCGCAAGTTCTCATTGATATCCAAcagatcattattattttatttttcttttactcttCATTATCTTCTGCCCAGATCCAATGTATAACTTcagaagtgttttttttctctcccccctCCCCAGGCCCCACAGTTGTTCCACCACAGTACTACGGCGTCCCTTGGGGTGTGTACCCAGCTAATCTtttccagcagcagcctgcATCTACTGCCAATCACTCGGCCAATCAGCAAGCATCCAGTCAAGGGCCAGGGCCAGGGCAACCACAGGTAGGAATAATTTCTTTAACCAGTATTAATTCCCTACCTTATTCGCCTCGTATGATTGTATGAAAAATGTGCTTCAGGATGCGGTTTCAGTCATCTGTCTGTGACCAGTTATCGTGTGCAGAATGTTTATGACGACAGGATTACCCTGAAAATGAGTCATCCATGAAGACCTGCTGTTAAAATTTAGAAAAGTTAAAAGTGGGCAGGGCTTCGGTGGCGTAGCTCCATCAGTTGTGCATTTGATTCAGAAATGTTCTGGGGTTGGTTGTATATGTTTCCGAGCAACTCGTGACGTCTGATCAAACCAAACAGTTGTGGTAAAACACGTTAGCTATATTTTAGCTGTTCCTCATTTAGtcacttgtttattttttgttgtgaCGACAAGTTGAGATTGCTTCCCTTCCCAGTGccagtaacagtatttttttttatttttttttttttttaaccgttTCTGCCAGGTGATGCGCACTGGAACCAACCAGCGACCTCTTACACCTGGGCAAGGCCAGCAGAGCCAGCAGGAATCCctagctgcagcagctgctgcaaaCCCTGCATTGGCATACACAGGAATGCCTGGTTGGTCTACCATTTCATACTTATGCTATACTGCAATGTAGCCAAAGACACTGACaaccaaatacattttttttttttttcctttgttggtTCACATTAAGTGTACACAGTGTggaagtagtagtagtagtagtagtagtagtagtagtaacaaaacactgaaacagtGTTTCTAACAACACTCTAAGTATGTTGTGTAGTAGTAGTAAACTGTAATTACTAACTATCTcctctttgtgtgtcttttttcttcCTCAGGTTATCAGGTTTTGGCCCCTGCAGCTTACTATGACCAGACTGGAGCTTTGGTAATGGGCCCTGGTGCCCGCACCAGTCTGGGTGGGCCTGTTCGTCTAGTCCAAACCCCACTTCTTATCAACCATGCAGCGGCGCAGGCTggtaagaattttttttttttttgttttaattaaggAATTCTTTTCTCTCCGGTGTCACCAGCTGTTTGCTCAGAGGGGATCTGTGGATGGTTTGGTTCCTGTTGTAGGGTTTTTACATTGCATTCAAGTGCCTTGGGGTAACTGTTGatatttggcactatataactCAAATTTAGCTAATCTAATTGCATTAGAGATCATTATTTGGAATTCGGTGACTGTACCAACTGTTATTTTATCTGATTCAAATCTCAAAAAAGGTCTCTCTCATCTCCTGTGgactattttttttccactgacaCCTTCTTCAAAAACCAAATGTGACGTTGATCAGATAAGCAGATCTCATAGTTTGGTTTATATTTGTTCTGTTAGCAGTGTTTGTCTCCTGCAGTTACCACTGCTGTCTCCACTCTGTGTGTGGGGAGGACACACACCGAGCAATGTTTCATTTGGCTATTTTTGTGAATAAATTCATTGCTTTAATACGTTCCCAAGCCTCTTACCCCGAGTTTAATCACCACACATAAGcagtaacatttaaatatagGTGGAAAAAATGATTCAGCCAAGAAGTCCCAGCTTCTACAAAGTGTGTTCACGCTGAtggtttaaaatgcaaagtggCTCTCCCAAAAATAGCTgaatatgtttatatttaattctgctttttattatttgtttatatttgagCTTGTCATTTGTGTTTATCTGTGGAAAAATGACTTCACCCACTTAGCAGTTCTCTAGCAATCTGCCAGATCTGCTGTTTTGAGTAGGCACAGTTGCATGCGCACATGTAGCGATCTGATTTGTATAGATGTCCTCTTCTCAAAATGATAACTTAATGAGTGCTTCTGTGTGGTGTGTTGAGCaaataatatgtgtgtgtgtattattaaTAGAgatgggactttttttttttttttttcttcttagatATGCCTACTATAATGTCCGTCCCGCACACCCACTTCTTTCTATTCTTACTTGATTAGTACCACTCATGTGACCTTTCCTCACCTTTGACCTCTCACAACAATCTCTctccatcagcagcagcagtgtctgCATCTGGTTCCGGTAACAACATGTCTGGTCCTCCAGCCAACGGACTGTACCGCTCCATGCCTCAGCCTCAACCTcagccgcagcagcagcaggctccTCCACCCAGCAGCGGCCTGCCCTCCAGCTCATTCTACGGATCTGGATCAGTCCCTAACACCTCTCAGAGCAGCTCCCTTTTCTCTCACACCTCTGCTGCCCCACCACCCCCAAGCTCTTCCCTGGGCTTCAGCAGCACCGGCGGCTCTCTTGGCGTTGGCCTGGGCTCTGCTCTTGGGGGTTTTGGCTCTTCTGGTCAGTGGCTAAACAACATGCTGCTTGTAGAGGAAAATGGTCTTGTGTTAAATTTAAGTTTTGTGTTCTAAAAGTGCTTTGTTAATGATTTTTCAGTATCCAGCTCGACCAGTAGCAGTGTATCCCGCAGGGATTCCCTGTTGGCAAGTTCTGACCTATACAAACGAGGTGGCAGCAGTTTAACTCCCATTGGGCAGCCGTTTTATAACAGCCTGGGTTACTCCTCTTCACCTAGCCCCATTGGCCTTACACCAGGTCATTCCCCGCTCACTCCTCCGCCATCTTTGCCCTCTTCCCATGCATCCTCTTCCAGCCTTCACCTAGGTAAGCCTAAAGGGGGGATGTTTATCTTTGGTCGAATGTTGTTTTTGAGGTAGAAAATAAAGAAGCATTTGAGCCTGTTCGTAAGTGAGGATTGATGCGACTTAAATAGAATAGAACTTTAAATTGTCATCCCCTGTTAGGGGCAGCTTCAGTGAAATTGATGCTTGTAAATGAAATATTCAAAATTGTCTTATTTAATCCTAGGTGGCCTGACAAATGGCAGTGGTCGTTACATTTCTGCAGCTCCCGGAGCTGAGGCCAAATACCGGAGCACAGGCGGCACGTCCAGTCTCTTCAATTCCAGCAGCCAGTTGTTCCCTCCCTCACGGCCCCGCTACAGCCGCTCTGATGTCATGCCATCTGGACGCAGCCGCCTATTGGAAGACTTCAGGAACAACCGTTTTCCAAACCTCCAGCTCCGTGACTTGCCTGGACACATGGTGGAGTTCTCTCAAGACCAGCACGGATCCAGGTGACGGGCCTAATTTAATGCTTGAAAATGCCACAGCACAATAGAATATATAGGCTTTTTGGGAAATAATGAGTTTCTTTTAGGTCTCGTAAATGTAAGCCTtagccaaaaaagaaaaaaacgcaAAAAACTACATTGCAGTGTTACACTTTGTATAATGAGTCTTTGGAGTGTCTTTTTAATCGTTCACTGCTTCCTCCCATCTAGATTTATCCAACAGAAGCTAGAGAGGGCCACTCCTGCTGAGAGACAGATGGTGTTTGGAGAGATTTTGCAAGCAGCATACCAACTGATGACTGATGTATTTGGAAATTATGTCATCCAAAAGTTCTTTGAGGTTGGGAGTGTTAAAGTTCATCCTTGTGTCTTTTGAGTAACTGCACAGTATAAACTAAACTAGATTCCATTTATAATAGATTACTCTCATATTGTAATAGATTCCagcatatataatatattttttatgttgtcTCAGTTTGGAAGTGCAGACCAGAAACTTGCTTTAGCGACCCGTATCCGCGGACACGTCCTTCCCCTGGCGTTGCAGATGTATGGGTGCAGGGTCATTCAGAAAGCCCTGGAGTCCATTTCCTCAGACCAGCAGGTAATTGTAAGTGAGATTTCACTTCTTTAtaacctttttattttctattgaaAAGCATTTTATTCGTCCTTCATATTAAAGGCTTTGATTTAAACAGTCTTCTTTTACGATATACTTTGATgtcattttcttccatttagAGCGACATTGTCCGTGAGCTTGATGGCCATGTGCTGAAGTGTGTGAAAGACCAGAATGGGAACCATGTGGTACAGAAGTGCATTGAATGTGTCCAGCCTCAGGCCCTTCAATTCATCATTGATGCCTTCCAGGGACAGGTGggtcttttcagtttttgtttttgttttttagaataGCTGCCATATAATAAGCTGCCTTATAATGTAACTACCATTCAgtatagtttatttttgtagaCTCATGTGATCCGTAGGGTTGCATTAATATCTAAATCCTCTGATGTACTTTCACTACATGGTACAATAagtactgtttttattttctaggTTTTTGTACTTTCCACACACCCCTATGGCTGCAGAGTTATCCAAAGGATCTTGGAGCACTGCACCCAGGAGCAAACTCTGCCCATCCTGGAAGAGCTTCATCAGCACTCTGAACAGCTGGGCCAGGTGTGCACATCAATTTCCTCTCTGTCCCATTTTAAACTCCACGCTGACTGCCTTATTTTTGCTAGCTGCGACTGATCGCTGTTGACATTTATCATTTTATGTTGCGTATTTGCATGTGTCCTTCATGTTTgaacatttcatatttttagcCTGTCATTGTTCCTGTGTAGTTGTGGTCTGCTAAGTGTAAGGATGAATGTAATTGTGCTGTTAGCTGACATTACATCTGACATATGTGATTATTTAAACATCCACCCTGCCCCCCTCACTTATTCCATCTAGAAATATCAAGGCGTATCATTGGAGATGACACCCAAAACATATTATACAGTGTCCCGTGATGCACTGTTCAAGGTCAGAGCAATTTGCCTCTATCGCGGATGTCCCTGTGCTCACTTCCTTTTTcccctctttatttttttttaatcttttcttcTGTAAAGAATCTAATTTAACATTTAGTTTTCCAACTCCCAACATTTATAGTCCTTTCCTAACCCACTGAGCTGcctgttctttctttttcctcccttCTTGCTTTATGCCAGAGGATTTAGGGACATGCTAATCTGCTGTCTGATGATCCCTCTTTTGCCTACAGCATTTTTTGATCAGtctgtttttccctttttaaaaaaaaaaaaaaaaaaaaaaaatctaattttgcTAAAATTATAATTGTTTGATTCAAATCTAGGAGTTTGAAACTCTTTTATAACCAAATAGTTCACAAATGGTGTTTTAAAACCAACATAATGCAAGTTCATGTTAAAACAGATTGACAGAAAATGGTTCGGGAGGCAAATACTTCAAATTTAAAGGTGGAGATCACATTACCTACCCAACAAATTACCACTTTAACAAGCTTGGCAGTTGAGTGGTGTTATTTGTTGTTTGGTCAGTTAATTTTTTGTCTCCATCTTGCCGCACTAAAAATTACACCCGTAACTGTCTATCACCCGTTTCTGAAGGGGCAAAGATGCTATTGGTTGTGTTGCCTGGTCAGCGACACAAACCAGCAGCATCTGTTTTGTCTGACCTTCCGCAGTGATGACGTAAGGGTATTCGAAATACTACAAATGGGGGTGTCGCTCATTCATCGGCCAATCATTGTAGAGTTGCATGATTACCCTATCCTATCAATCGAGGCCAATGGGGAGAAAGTAGTGCATGAGTATCAATCATGTTCAGTTGTAtctcacagtttgtttgtttttttgttgttgtgattaATCTTGTTGAGATGACTTTGCCTTGCCCTTACATCTCTGTTGCCTCCTGCAGGATCAGTACGGTAACTACGTCATTCAGCATGTTTTGGAGCATGGCAGACCAGAAGATAAGAGCAAGATAGTGGCAGAGGTGCGCGGGAAGGTTCTTGTCCTGAGCCAGCATAAATTTGCAAGGTAAGCTAAGCAGTCTGTATGGATTAAGAGTGGGCTGTATATTGTTTGCAGATTTTGACATTAACAGGGCAGACGGTGAATATTCTGAAGTTCATTTTGTATGAAATGattgtgaaaaataaatattctgttGTGGGAGGGAAAGCGCTCACATTACTGTCAATATTAGAGCAGCTGTGTTTCTTCACACTTCTGCTGGTGTGAGGACAGATGTGAGTGATTTGCACTAGCATAACTAAGGAACATAAGTTGATGCATATCATCTGAAGATCAGTCGATacgctgttgttgtttttctacatCTTTCGAGTGTTTACATTTGTAAAAACCGGTTAATAGTAGGTTTATAACACGCAGGTTAACGACTCACATTTGGGCCTGATAGGAGATCATTTTAGGCCTGGGATAATTTATCAATAACCATGTGGTAACAATGGCAGGAAGTTCATAACCTAGATCTTTCTTGAGTCGAGGAAGATGGGAATGCTGAATTTTAGGTACCTGATGGTTCcatgttctttgtttttaaagcagagTCCATTCTGCTTAGCTTGGAGTAAATTCTTTTGTAATGTATAGGCGGCAGCATGATGGTACAGTGGTTATGGCTATCACCTCACAACAAGAATGTTCCTGGTTTGAATCTCCGGTTTGGCTCAGGCCTTGCTGTATGGAGTTTGTAAGTTCACCCTGTGCCTGCATGGGTTTCCTCGAGCTTCCTCTCACACTCTGAAGATATTCATTTTAGGCAGGTCCTGTGCTTGAAGTGTATAGCATAAAATTATGATTGAATGCTTGGTTAAGATGAGATATGCAGTGAAGTGCCTTGAGTGGTCCATAAGAATAGAAAAGTGCTTTCTTAATGTGAGTACATTAGCCAAGTAGATATTTTAAAAGACACGTCTATGTTGAACTAAATGTGTCTGTACGAGTCGTTATACCTGTCATATTGGTTTTCGCTCTTGTGGATGTGATGTGTTTGTCAGTGAGCAAACACGACTTTAGGCCAACTTTGGACCTTAATTAATTTtagtttgatttatttaattacATGGCTCACGATTATTGTGAATATGTGGGACAACGGATGTTGGCTAAGTAGGAGGAAAAGACCACAGAAGTTTCATGGAGGTAGGGACAGAGGGTgtagagggttggtgtgacagaggatcCTAGGGatggggtgagatggaggcagatgatccactgtgggGATCTTTAAAGGGAGAAGCCAAAAGTTGAGGACAAATCCTCGACTAGGAGCCAGTATCACAAAACAACTCCCACGTTCAGTTCCTGTAGTTAAACAAAAGTGGTTATCTACTTGTTTCGTAATACAAGGTTTTCCAGTCTTGCTACCATTAGCCAATTTGTAAAAATACACGTCTGCTGGCAGCAGAGTGGTATATTTTATAAATTTAAAAGATGAGCTGTAATATTAGGAAAAAATAAGATACTCACAAACTTAACATAACTGCTGCAATTAAACAGCAATATACAAGTGTATGAGTGTTTGACGGGAAAAGTGATCCTTGTAACTTTTAGAAAAGTGCTGTAAGAATATAGTAAATGACTAATATCCTCTGTAGTGTAACATGGAGCAGTCGGTAAGACTGTCTCAGTGGGCCATCATTGTAGCATATGTTTAGAGTTTTGTGTTTCATAAAATTCATAAACTTTTTCCAACTGAAGTTGTTAGAAAAAGTTTGGAATTCTAATCAATAAATGTCCTCAGCTTTAGGAATAAATTGCTGTGTAACTCTAAAATTGAACCTGTtagccaacagaaaaaaaaattaagctgGGAATAGTAGTCCCCTCTCCTAAAAGCCTGTGTCTGGTAGATTGTAAACTGATAGACAAAGGGCTTAGACACTCTAAAAACTAAATGCCCTTATTGGGATGGTCCAGTGGGGGAGGATTATCTGGAATTTTCTATAGTCAGTAGGTGGGAATGTTGTACATGTTGTTTTCTTATCAAACATAGCCTGGTTGTGTCAGGTGTAAAAGTAGGTCAAAGTAATCCTCCTTCATATTTCCCAAATTCAAGTGTACCCCATTAACAACCAGCCCTTGCATCACAGTTGGGGTCTTAGGTGTAAAACTTCAGAATAACCATGGCCTGTAACAGGTCAGCAAAAACTTAAACTAATTGAGCTGTTTGAACACACTGCCTAATAATTACAGTTTGctaacacacatgcaaacattgCACGTGatgccaaaaacaaaagaaaatgattcTAATATGCTGGCATCTCTCTGCTTCCATCTGTTCAGTTATAAACTTGAGTAACAGTAGCTTATTTTTCCCCCAGTAATGTGGTGGAGAAGTGTGTGATCCACTCCTCGCGTGCAGAGAGAGCTCTGCTGATAGATGAAGTGTGCTGCCAGAAAGACGGGCCCCACAGCGCCTTGTACACCATGATGAAAGACCAGTACGCCAACTATGTTGTCCAAAGAATGATCGACATGGCAGAACCTGCTCAGCGTAAAATCATCATGCACAAGGTGAGTCGTCTACTAAATGTGCTCATGTTAGTGGTAATGGGTGTTAGTGGGTGGGTTGTGGTCCATTTGATCCAGTGAATTCTATCTGTATTCTATAAGGTTTAGCAAAGCTTAAAAAGTCTAATCTGTTTATGTCCATAGTTTCTGACAAGTGATCAAATCGACTTGGCTGGTAAAAGTTTAACTGTGAAGTTTTATCAGTGGTATCCAGGGCGTTGCACAGCTCATTCAGATCATGAAACAGCCAATGTTAAAACAAGTGCCTGCGTTGGTGCTTTCAAGGACCCTTGATATGTGAAATATGACCAGAAAGACCTGTTTTTAGTCATGTTATCAGTGCCATTATGTGTACAACGATTGTATTTTGCATGAAAACAAAGTAATAACTAGGGTGTGCACTTCCATATGTATCTGCCAGCATTGTGTCCATTGTTTACATATTTTACATTACTCTTTGTGTACATCAGTGCAGGCTGTTGTGAAGGCTCTTGTGTTGACATCAAACTAGTtagtgctgtttttgtttttaaacatcaGTGTAGTGTTGGCACCGGAAATTTGCTAAAATATCTGCATTCTTTCTGCTGGCCAACAGGGGGCGACTCCTGTGGTTCCAAAAATAGCCATTTTTTTGTAGACTTCTGCAAAAAAATCACTTAACTCATGAATTCAGTAACCCTTTTACATACACAATCTCCGTCAGTAGTTTCAAGACTTAATGTAACATGATatgcattttgtaaattatgctACCCATAATTTGAAAACATGCCCATTCTTTACCCCTACTTCCAGATTTAAAATCAGTTGAGCTTCTTTGGCTTTTAAATGCAGTTATcatcttctcttctttctttaGATCCGGCCTCACATTGCCACTTTGCGTAAGTACACCTACGGGAAGCACATTCTAGCCAAGCTAGAGAAGTACTACATGAAGAGTGGATCTGAACTGGGTCCAATCGGCGGTCCCACGAATGGTCTGATGTAGTCACGTACACATCCCAGGTCCCCTGAACAAGTGGAGGAGTAGGAGCCCCAAACCCCCTGTTCTGTCTGAGATGCGCTCCTTAGCCATAGGGGTTAGCCTTTGACGCCCTCTGTTATCCCATCATTTGGGGGGGCAAGTTaccaaaaaaacaagacaagtcAACTTCACCTAAGAACGCTGTGACAACTGACCCCTGCCACTCTGCCACCCCTGGTGCAGGTCCCCAGCGTGGCCCCCAGGGGACGCACAGTCAGCAGGCtgtttattctttttgtttttcttttgttttcctccttttttttcttcttttttttccctgggTAAAGCACAAGCCCATTGTTAATGATGTAATTGATGTATTTGACTGGTTTTCATATTATCTTGTACATTTAGTTTTTTACCTTGTAAATTCTctgtagaaaaagaaattattacACATTTGCTGAAATTTACAGTTCTTACAATTAACACCAGCAAGTGACTTTATAAAGGCTAAACTGAGTGATCCTTTTAAAACACGATtccatttgtttttgtaaacaaaCAGCTGTTCTTATTAAGCTTAGGCaatttattataatatttgtatattatcccacacacagtttaaaaaaaaaaaaaagaaaaaggaaaaaaaagtgttttcccATGCCAAAGCAGCTGATGGATTAGTTTTCAAATAGCATCACATAGTATGGATGGACAGAAATCCCTCCATCCACAAGCGAGTACTATGCGTCACGTGCCACAGTCACCCAGAGGTCTTTGAGGCCGCTTTGCCAGCTCGGGGTTTGGAAATTGGTGCTTTACTCTAGGGTAGCGTTTGCCAGTGGTGGCTTTTTCTTGcctcgtttttttgttttttttcttttgtttttttttttttttttttttttcccacacccTTTGCgggagtgtgtgcatgtttggtTACTCCAGCAGCTC
Protein-coding sequences here:
- the pum2 gene encoding pumilio homolog 2 isoform X1 gives rise to the protein MSIPCSILGMNDVAWQETRGGMLHANGAPESGGVRVHGGGPLATVGGAGQAPGGPHIQGMDRVPNPTPGTPQPPLSGRSQDDATVGYFFQRQPGEQLVSCTPSKHRWPTGDANHVDQVRAVDEMNYDFQALALESRGMGELLPAKKLWDSDELAKDGRKGMLLGEEWRDHAWGSSHHSVSQPIMVQRRPGQGFHGNGDANSVLSPRSEGGGLGVSMVEYVLSSSPGDKMDGRYRNGGYGAGDADQDGREKSDAQEKVSPFEEDKSPEMKVGEESDPTKANGRGLLNGMDRDCKDFNPTPGSRQASPTEAVERMGPSQTGLEMMGQHHHPHVLQQQNPSQNKVQAEDFQNQEAQNMGGMEQQAGVESLQFDYAGNQIQVDSSGTPVGLFDYNSQQQLFQRSNPLTVQQLTAAQQQQYALAAAQQQHLAGLAPAFVPNPYIINAAPPGADPYTAAGLAAAATLAGPTVVPPQYYGVPWGVYPANLFQQQPASTANHSANQQASSQGPGPGQPQVMRTGTNQRPLTPGQGQQSQQESLAAAAAANPALAYTGMPGYQVLAPAAYYDQTGALVMGPGARTSLGGPVRLVQTPLLINHAAAQAAAAVSASGSGNNMSGPPANGLYRSMPQPQPQPQQQQAPPPSSGLPSSSFYGSGSVPNTSQSSSLFSHTSAAPPPPSSSLGFSSTGGSLGVGLGSALGGFGSSVSSSTSSSVSRRDSLLASSDLYKRGGSSLTPIGQPFYNSLGYSSSPSPIGLTPGHSPLTPPPSLPSSHASSSSLHLGGLTNGSGRYISAAPGAEAKYRSTGGTSSLFNSSSQLFPPSRPRYSRSDVMPSGRSRLLEDFRNNRFPNLQLRDLPGHMVEFSQDQHGSRFIQQKLERATPAERQMVFGEILQAAYQLMTDVFGNYVIQKFFEFGSADQKLALATRIRGHVLPLALQMYGCRVIQKALESISSDQQVISDIVRELDGHVLKCVKDQNGNHVVQKCIECVQPQALQFIIDAFQGQVFVLSTHPYGCRVIQRILEHCTQEQTLPILEELHQHSEQLGQKYQGVSLEMTPKTYYTVSRDALFKDQYGNYVIQHVLEHGRPEDKSKIVAEVRGKVLVLSQHKFASNVVEKCVIHSSRAERALLIDEVCCQKDGPHSALYTMMKDQYANYVVQRMIDMAEPAQRKIIMHKIRPHIATLRKYTYGKHILAKLEKYYMKSGSELGPIGGPTNGLM